Proteins encoded in a region of the Campylobacter geochelonis genome:
- the sstT gene encoding serine/threonine transporter SstT translates to MSSFGKLIQSYKDKNLILRILVGVAVGAVIGFWAQKQSGSNIIGFIGMFGDLFVGALKAVAPVLVFILIAASILTKTFSNAKGLKRVVFLYILGTFLASCVGVITSFLFPTTLVLNVPVDMQRAVPASIVVVLKDLLFKIVDNPVHAISTGNYMGILAWAIGFGIALRYCTNETKKVFSDLSDAITSIVKFIIQLAPFGIMGLVATSVYSAGGEALFSYLRIIIVLVCSMAFVAVVLNPLIVWVYLRKNPYPLVFTCLKESGVTAFFTRSSAANIPVNLNLCRKLGLDEELYPISIPLGATINMAGAAVVIAILTLSAVNTLGIQTDFGTALLLCLLAAVGACGASGVAGGSLMLIPLAASLFNISNDIAMQVVAIGFIIGVIQDSVETAINSSTDVLFTAVASYTTSPHEDALTK, encoded by the coding sequence ATGAGCTCTTTTGGCAAACTCATTCAGAGTTATAAAGATAAAAATCTCATATTGAGAATTCTAGTCGGTGTCGCTGTTGGCGCTGTGATAGGCTTTTGGGCGCAAAAACAAAGTGGATCTAACATTATAGGTTTTATAGGTATGTTTGGCGACCTTTTTGTAGGTGCGCTAAAAGCGGTCGCTCCGGTGCTTGTATTTATTTTGATTGCGGCGTCAATCCTAACTAAAACTTTTAGCAACGCAAAAGGGTTAAAACGAGTAGTTTTTTTATATATTTTAGGCACATTTTTAGCCTCTTGCGTTGGTGTTATAACAAGTTTTTTGTTCCCTACAACTTTGGTTTTAAACGTTCCTGTCGATATGCAAAGAGCCGTTCCTGCAAGCATTGTAGTTGTTTTAAAAGATTTGCTTTTTAAGATAGTTGATAACCCAGTTCACGCTATTTCGACTGGAAATTATATGGGAATTTTAGCATGGGCAATCGGCTTTGGTATCGCGCTAAGATACTGCACGAATGAGACTAAAAAAGTCTTTTCAGATCTTTCAGATGCGATAACTTCGATAGTTAAATTTATCATTCAACTTGCTCCTTTTGGTATCATGGGTTTAGTTGCGACTAGCGTTTATTCTGCTGGTGGCGAAGCACTTTTTAGCTATTTAAGAATTATCATAGTGCTAGTTTGTTCTATGGCTTTTGTTGCAGTTGTTTTAAATCCGCTTATTGTTTGGGTATATTTAAGAAAAAACCCATATCCGCTAGTTTTCACATGCCTTAAAGAGAGTGGTGTAACGGCGTTTTTTACAAGGAGTTCGGCTGCAAATATCCCTGTGAATTTAAACCTTTGTCGTAAACTTGGGCTTGATGAAGAGCTTTATCCTATATCAATCCCGCTAGGCGCAACGATAAATATGGCAGGCGCTGCTGTTGTTATCGCCATTTTAACTCTTTCAGCAGTTAATACCTTAGGCATCCAAACAGACTTTGGAACTGCACTTTTGCTTTGTTTGCTTGCTGCTGTTGGTGCTTGTGGTGCAAGTGGCGTTGCTGGTGGCTCTTTAATGCTTATCCCGCTTGCTGCTTCGTTATTTAACATTTCAAACGACATAGCGATGCAAGTTGTTGCGATTGGCTTTATAATTGGCGTTATACAAGACTCTGTTGAAACAGCGATAAATAGCTCGACAGACGTGCTTTTTACAGCCGTTGCTTCATATACGACTAGTCCACACGAAGACGCTCTTACAAAATGA
- a CDS encoding M3 family oligoendopeptidase gives MEWNLKEFFENESEFSKFIEKTEQKSLKFNQIYKSNLKDLTPEQFLKAVQEYEEICESIAKIMTYAYLGFAKDTTTGANLAKAEELSNKISENLLFFNLEFNELESNLQDEFIKYSEHFSYYLSLVAKEKKHQLSFLEERVLLRTSPVGASAFSRLFDESMAKLRFKFDDKELSEEEILSLLHDTNRQTRQKAAICLSATLEENSHLLTYIYNMIKTDLKITCELRNYELGEEIMHESNQIEKASVDALIEASEASFGLVSKFYEKKREILGLETLYDYDRYAPIGEDKSYSFSQAKQIVLDAFGEFSPKFGELAKKAFDEGWIDVYPSANKTSGAFSHSSVKEVHPFVLLNFTDKRRDVFTLAHELGHALHQYLAYDVGYLNSSTPLPTAETASVFCEMLVFDYILQRADKKDKTALLAGKLEDIFATLYRQINFTTFERRIHAHDGELSSDEISQIWSEESKKMFGDSLVLNDYYKIWWSYIPHFIHTPFYCYAYAYAQLLVLALFGLYKSGKCENFVQIYTEFLALGGSVCPRDMVAKFNLDINSREFWQIGLKEVEKLVDKFIS, from the coding sequence ATGGAATGGAATTTAAAAGAATTCTTTGAAAACGAGTCCGAATTTAGTAAATTTATAGAAAAAACAGAGCAAAAATCACTTAAATTTAACCAAATTTACAAATCAAATTTAAAAGATTTAACACCAGAGCAGTTTTTAAAAGCTGTGCAAGAGTATGAAGAAATTTGCGAGAGTATCGCTAAGATCATGACTTACGCATATCTTGGTTTTGCTAAAGATACGACAACTGGAGCAAATTTAGCCAAAGCTGAAGAGTTGAGTAACAAAATCTCTGAAAATTTACTTTTTTTTAACCTTGAATTTAACGAACTTGAGTCAAATTTGCAAGATGAATTTATAAAATACAGTGAGCATTTTAGCTACTATCTAAGCCTTGTTGCAAAAGAGAAAAAACATCAGTTAAGCTTTTTAGAAGAGCGAGTTTTGCTTAGAACTTCGCCAGTTGGCGCAAGTGCTTTTTCTAGGCTTTTTGATGAGAGTATGGCAAAACTTAGGTTTAAATTTGATGATAAAGAGCTAAGTGAGGAAGAAATTCTTAGCTTGCTTCACGATACAAACCGCCAAACAAGGCAAAAAGCAGCCATTTGTTTAAGTGCGACTTTGGAAGAAAACTCACATCTTTTAACTTATATTTATAATATGATAAAAACAGATCTTAAAATCACTTGCGAGCTTAGAAATTACGAGCTTGGCGAAGAGATTATGCATGAGAGCAATCAGATAGAAAAAGCAAGCGTGGACGCTCTTATAGAAGCAAGCGAGGCAAGTTTTGGTTTGGTTAGTAAATTTTACGAGAAAAAGCGTGAGATTTTAGGACTTGAAACGCTATATGACTATGATAGATATGCGCCTATTGGCGAGGATAAGAGCTATAGTTTTAGCCAAGCAAAACAGATAGTTTTAGACGCTTTTGGCGAGTTTAGCCCTAAATTTGGCGAGCTTGCAAAAAAGGCGTTTGATGAGGGCTGGATAGATGTTTATCCATCAGCAAATAAAACAAGTGGCGCATTTTCTCACTCAAGCGTAAAAGAAGTTCACCCTTTTGTTTTGCTAAATTTTACAGATAAAAGGCGAGATGTATTTACTCTAGCGCACGAGTTAGGGCATGCTTTGCATCAGTATTTGGCTTATGATGTTGGATATCTAAACTCATCAACTCCACTTCCTACGGCTGAAACTGCTTCTGTTTTTTGTGAAATGCTAGTTTTTGACTATATTTTACAAAGAGCTGATAAGAAGGACAAAACCGCACTTTTAGCCGGAAAGTTAGAAGATATTTTTGCAACTTTATATCGCCAGATAAATTTTACTACATTTGAACGCCGTATTCACGCTCATGATGGCGAGCTAAGTAGCGATGAGATAAGCCAAATTTGGAGTGAAGAGTCAAAGAAAATGTTTGGCGATAGCCTTGTTTTAAATGATTATTATAAAATTTGGTGGAGCTATATCCCACACTTCATCCATACGCCATTTTACTGCTATGCTTATGCGTATGCACAACTTTTAGTTCTTGCGCTTTTTGGACTTTATAAGAGTGGAAAATGTGAGAATTTTGTCCAAATTTACACTGAGTTTTTAGCACTGGGTGGAAGTGTTTGCCCGCGCGATATGGTAGCTAAATTTAACCTTGATATAAACAGTCGTGAGTTTTGGCAAATAGGTCTTAAAGAGGTTGAAAAACTAGTGGATAAATTTATATCTTAA
- a CDS encoding LysR family transcriptional regulator: MFTDFNIINTFLVIVEERSFSRASKALGISQPAVTLQMKKLEEIVGATLILRKKNGILLTKEGEKFKELCQKFEITLQVFSEEASNIKNAKSKLVVATTPIIHECIIPLILDDISSTFDLGVDVRVKNEEDILKYIEDRRCDLAIVNDKYFGKDIIYKHFNDYNFVLVSNQPVAKKLAIKDLYKLNFIKDASKTYFDALFSGYSIRYSDLNATYTLDSTLAVINALIYNSNQQYFAFLPEFIAKRYIKDSTLFEAKIENIKLKRTLFVVSLKENEDKLNKFITIKEPEFM; the protein is encoded by the coding sequence ATGTTTACAGATTTTAACATCATTAACACATTTTTGGTTATAGTTGAGGAGAGAAGTTTCTCTAGAGCTTCAAAAGCTTTAGGTATATCTCAGCCAGCCGTAACTCTTCAGATGAAGAAGTTAGAAGAGATAGTAGGCGCAACTTTGATTCTTCGCAAGAAGAACGGCATTTTACTCACAAAAGAGGGTGAAAAATTCAAAGAGCTTTGTCAAAAGTTTGAGATAACTCTTCAAGTTTTCAGCGAAGAGGCATCAAATATAAAAAATGCAAAGTCAAAACTAGTGGTTGCTACAACTCCGATTATTCACGAGTGTATTATACCTCTGATATTAGACGATATTTCGAGTACATTTGATTTAGGCGTCGATGTTAGAGTCAAAAACGAAGAAGATATATTAAAATATATCGAGGATAGAAGGTGCGATTTAGCTATAGTAAATGATAAGTATTTTGGTAAAGACATCATATATAAACATTTTAACGACTACAACTTTGTCTTAGTTTCAAACCAACCAGTGGCTAAAAAGTTAGCTATTAAGGATTTGTATAAATTAAATTTCATAAAAGATGCTTCAAAAACTTATTTTGATGCGCTTTTTAGTGGGTATTCTATAAGATATTCGGATTTAAATGCAACATATACATTAGATAGCACACTTGCTGTAATCAATGCTTTGATTTACAATAGCAATCAACAATATTTTGCTTTCTTGCCTGAATTTATAGCAAAAAGATATATAAAAGATAGCACACTTTTTGAAGCAAAAATTGAAAATATAAAACTAAAAAGAACTCTTTTTGTCGTTTCGTTAAAAGAAAACGAAGACAAATTGAATAAATTTATAACTATAAAAGAACCTGAATTTATGTAG
- a CDS encoding ATP-dependent helicase, which yields MENILKGLNDEQIKAVEHIDGPMLILAGAGSGKTKTITSRLAYLIANGIAPSSTLTLTFTNKAANEMRTRALSMISSKVSTPPLLCTFHKFGLLFLKFYISELNRKNNFVIIDTDDKKKIIKGFESDISTSVLSNEISKFKNSLVSVEEAVKTAQMFGGEVSKQASGYYTKVAEIYKKYENILKNDNLVDFDDLLALPYKILDANPTLCDEISNRYQFIMVDEYQDTNDLQFKLLEKLCCAHQNLCVVGDDDQSIYGWRGAKIENILNFKDQFNSVKLIKLENNYRSSEHILNAANNLIDYNRNRLGKKLVSTKEKGEEIELFESDDENYEANKIANEITKLISSGVNPKEIAVLYRINALSRALEDGLAKARIPYKMVGGMKFYERAEIKDIISYLRLITNNSDDFSLRRIINRPKRGLGKVGLAKIEKLAFDSKASLFDTISNLSEADVSKKVLKELKELVKSVKSLAKVENFSLMIDKLEDNFGLKAYYKSLNDGSDRVANIDEFCAMLKDEIVNNANFELEEFLNELSLQSEQDAISDEAISIMSVHASKGLEFEHLFVIGLEEGFFPLIGDGSDIEEERRLAYVAITRAKSHLTLSRSNSRFYKGKRERLNKSRFLSEAGLCEGSLVFEKSDDLKKGDLVKHKLFGMGRIISITKIKNESKLKINFGGINREIMSSFVEKVV from the coding sequence ATGGAAAATATACTAAAAGGTTTAAACGACGAACAAATCAAAGCAGTAGAGCATATAGATGGTCCGATGTTGATACTTGCTGGTGCTGGAAGTGGCAAAACCAAAACCATAACTTCACGCCTTGCTTATCTTATAGCAAACGGCATAGCACCTTCTTCCACGCTCACTCTTACATTTACCAACAAAGCCGCAAACGAAATGCGAACTAGGGCGCTTTCTATGATATCGAGCAAGGTTTCAACCCCGCCTTTACTTTGCACATTTCACAAATTTGGACTTTTGTTTTTGAAATTTTACATTTCTGAGCTAAATAGAAAAAACAACTTTGTCATCATTGACACAGATGATAAAAAAAAGATTATAAAAGGCTTTGAGAGCGATATTTCTACATCTGTTTTATCAAACGAGATATCTAAATTTAAAAACTCGCTAGTAAGCGTTGAAGAAGCGGTTAAAACTGCTCAGATGTTTGGCGGGGAAGTTAGCAAACAAGCAAGCGGATACTACACAAAAGTGGCTGAAATTTATAAAAAATATGAAAATATACTAAAAAATGATAATTTGGTGGATTTTGATGATTTGTTAGCTTTACCTTATAAAATTTTAGATGCAAATCCGACTTTATGTGATGAAATTTCAAACAGATATCAGTTTATCATGGTCGATGAGTATCAAGATACGAACGATTTGCAGTTTAAACTGCTTGAAAAACTCTGCTGCGCTCACCAAAATTTATGTGTAGTTGGCGATGATGATCAAAGTATTTATGGTTGGCGTGGTGCGAAGATAGAAAATATACTAAATTTCAAAGATCAGTTTAATAGCGTAAAACTTATAAAGCTAGAAAACAACTACCGCTCAAGTGAGCATATTTTAAATGCTGCAAACAACCTAATAGACTATAACCGAAACCGACTTGGCAAAAAATTAGTAAGCACAAAAGAAAAGGGCGAAGAAATCGAGCTTTTTGAAAGCGATGATGAAAACTACGAAGCAAACAAAATCGCAAACGAGATAACAAAACTAATCTCAAGTGGCGTTAATCCAAAAGAAATAGCCGTGCTTTACCGTATAAACGCACTATCTCGCGCACTTGAAGATGGTTTAGCAAAGGCTAGAATTCCTTATAAGATGGTTGGAGGAATGAAGTTTTATGAAAGAGCAGAGATAAAAGATATCATAAGTTATCTAAGATTGATTACAAACAACAGCGATGATTTCTCGCTTCGCCGCATTATAAACCGACCAAAAAGAGGACTTGGTAAGGTTGGACTTGCAAAAATCGAAAAGCTAGCCTTTGATAGCAAAGCTTCACTTTTTGATACGATTTCAAATTTAAGCGAAGCAGATGTTAGTAAAAAGGTTTTAAAAGAGTTAAAAGAGCTGGTTAAAAGCGTAAAATCACTAGCAAAAGTAGAAAATTTCTCTTTGATGATAGATAAACTTGAGGATAATTTTGGACTAAAGGCTTACTATAAAAGTTTAAATGATGGAAGCGATAGAGTTGCAAACATCGACGAGTTTTGCGCCATGCTTAAAGATGAGATTGTAAATAACGCAAATTTCGAGCTTGAGGAGTTTTTAAACGAGCTTAGTCTTCAAAGCGAACAAGATGCGATAAGCGATGAAGCCATTTCTATAATGAGCGTTCATGCAAGCAAAGGACTCGAGTTTGAACATCTTTTTGTTATCGGACTTGAGGAGGGATTTTTCCCGCTTATAGGCGATGGAAGCGATATAGAAGAGGAGAGAAGACTTGCTTATGTGGCTATAACTAGAGCTAAAAGTCATCTAACTTTAAGCCGTTCAAACAGTAGATTTTATAAAGGCAAAAGAGAAAGGCTAAATAAAAGTAGATTTTTAAGTGAGGCTGGGCTTTGTGAAGGTTCTTTGGTTTTTGAAAAGAGTGATGATCTTAAAAAAGGGGATTTGGTTAAGCATAAACTCTTCGGTATGGGAAGAATAATTTCAATAACTAAAATCAAAAATGAATCAAAACTTAAGATAAATTTTGGCGGTATTAACCGTGAGATTATGTCAAGTTTTGTTGAGAAAGTCGTATGA
- the truB gene encoding tRNA pseudouridine(55) synthase TruB, whose protein sequence is MNRLFVANKPMGVGSNHFLSKLKRKYGVKKAGFSGTLDPFASGCLIVAFGEFTRFFRFLKKTPKIYQATIWIGASSPSGDNENIKSVEKLLAFHSSAIELIAKSLVGELEYIPPKFSAKRVDGKRAYELARKGDEFELKKSVMSVYSCEIISYMHPFLSLRLSVSEGAYIRSYAELFAKKLGVNATLSALKRVSEGEFKFEDEKALNPLEYLNLAPNLYLGNFDDVRLGKKLNLVDFKNQNDGEYLLNLDDLHSIIKIENGNVSYLLNRIKI, encoded by the coding sequence ATGAACCGCCTTTTTGTCGCAAACAAGCCAATGGGAGTTGGCTCAAATCACTTTTTAAGCAAGCTTAAAAGAAAATATGGTGTTAAAAAAGCTGGTTTTTCAGGCACACTTGATCCGTTTGCAAGTGGGTGCTTGATAGTAGCTTTTGGCGAGTTTACCCGCTTTTTTCGCTTTCTTAAAAAAACTCCAAAAATCTATCAAGCCACTATCTGGATAGGCGCAAGTAGCCCAAGTGGCGATAATGAAAATATAAAAAGTGTTGAAAAACTTCTTGCATTTCATTCAAGTGCGATTGAGCTGATAGCTAAGAGTTTGGTTGGCGAGCTTGAGTATATCCCACCTAAATTCAGTGCTAAAAGAGTTGATGGTAAAAGAGCGTATGAACTAGCTAGAAAAGGCGATGAATTTGAGCTTAAAAAAAGCGTTATGAGCGTTTATAGCTGTGAGATAATCTCATATATGCATCCGTTTTTAAGCTTAAGACTAAGCGTTAGTGAGGGTGCTTATATACGTTCATATGCTGAACTTTTTGCTAAAAAATTAGGCGTTAATGCGACTTTAAGCGCGTTAAAAAGAGTAAGTGAGGGTGAGTTTAAATTTGAAGATGAAAAGGCGTTAAATCCGCTTGAGTATCTAAATTTAGCTCCAAATTTATATCTTGGAAATTTTGATGATGTAAGACTTGGCAAAAAGCTAAATTTGGTTGATTTTAAAAATCAAAATGATGGCGAATACTTACTAAATTTAGACGATTTGCACTCTATAATCAAGATAGAAAATGGCAATGTTAGCTATCTTTTAAATAGGATAAAAATTTGA
- a CDS encoding 4-(cytidine 5'-diphospho)-2-C-methyl-D-erythritol kinase, translated as MKSYAKINVFLKIVDTRANYHEIISRFVLLPNLYDEISFKKADYNDELIIVSNVKIDGENIIKKAFLELCKFGFKNELEEFFKTHDVVLEKNIPMGAGLGGGSSNAASFLHLVNDTLKLGLSTEKLVEISAKIGADVAFFASGLKSANVSGIGEVISEFEDDELDLEIFTPEIFSSTALVYKEFRANFMDKMDKNLALNLVNLSSSEILQGYKNYELNDLLLPCQKLYPELNLGDFEFLSGSGSSYFRVKGN; from the coding sequence TTGAAAAGTTACGCAAAGATAAATGTTTTTTTAAAAATCGTCGACACAAGAGCCAACTACCACGAGATAATCTCTCGCTTTGTTTTGCTGCCAAATTTATATGATGAGATTTCGTTTAAAAAAGCAGATTATAATGATGAGCTTATTATAGTTTCAAATGTCAAAATAGATGGAGAAAACATCATAAAAAAGGCTTTTTTAGAGCTTTGTAAATTTGGGTTTAAAAATGAGCTAGAGGAGTTTTTTAAAACTCATGATGTGGTGTTAGAAAAAAATATCCCTATGGGAGCTGGACTAGGTGGCGGAAGTAGCAACGCAGCGTCTTTTTTGCACCTTGTAAATGATACGCTTAAGTTAGGTTTAAGTACAGAAAAACTTGTTGAAATCTCAGCTAAAATCGGCGCTGATGTGGCGTTTTTTGCATCTGGGTTAAAAAGTGCAAATGTTAGCGGCATAGGAGAAGTTATAAGCGAGTTTGAAGATGATGAGTTGGATTTAGAAATATTTACACCTGAAATTTTTTCATCTACGGCTTTGGTTTATAAGGAATTTAGAGCAAATTTTATGGACAAAATGGATAAAAATTTAGCTTTAAATTTAGTAAATTTAAGCTCAAGCGAGATTTTACAAGGCTATAAAAACTATGAGTTAAACGATCTTTTGCTTCCTTGTCAAAAGCTCTATCCAGAGCTAAATTTAGGCGATTTTGAGTTTTTAAGCGGGAGTGGAAGTAGCTATTTTAGAGTAAAAGGAAATTAA
- the smpB gene encoding SsrA-binding protein SmpB: MKDLARNKKALHDFSILETFEAGIVLKGSEVKSLRMGRANLKDSFVRIIKGEMFLLGAHISYLESTNAHFRPDEKAPRKLLMHKKQIDKLFGSVSKDGLTIVALALYLNEKNKVKAKIALAKGKNIHDKRETLKKKDADREARAAMSNFSKGKI, encoded by the coding sequence TTGAAAGATTTAGCAAGAAACAAAAAAGCCCTTCACGACTTTAGCATTTTAGAAACTTTTGAAGCAGGTATTGTGCTAAAAGGTAGCGAAGTTAAGTCGTTGCGTATGGGAAGGGCAAATTTAAAAGATAGTTTTGTGCGTATTATAAAAGGCGAGATGTTCTTGCTAGGCGCCCATATAAGCTATCTTGAAAGCACAAACGCGCACTTTAGACCAGATGAAAAAGCTCCTAGAAAACTTTTGATGCACAAAAAGCAGATTGATAAACTTTTTGGAAGTGTTAGCAAAGATGGGCTTACAATCGTGGCTTTAGCTCTTTATCTAAATGAAAAAAACAAAGTAAAAGCCAAAATCGCCCTTGCAAAAGGTAAAAACATCCACGATAAAAGAGAGACTTTGAAGAAAAAAGATGCCGATCGTGAGGCAAGAGCGGCGATGTCAAATTTCAGTAAAGGTAAAATTTAA
- a CDS encoding ATP-dependent Clp protease adaptor ClpS, translating into MPTKSEVLEKTKTFLPELYNVILHNDDKTTMDFVIEILMSIFNKSFDDAAKIMLEVHNHGNAVCATYTKEIALSKQRAVIEAAKAANFPLKCTIEKE; encoded by the coding sequence ATGCCAACTAAGAGTGAAGTCTTAGAAAAAACTAAAACTTTTTTGCCAGAGCTTTACAATGTTATTTTGCATAACGATGATAAAACAACTATGGATTTTGTAATCGAAATACTCATGAGCATTTTTAACAAAAGCTTTGATGATGCCGCTAAAATCATGCTTGAAGTTCACAACCACGGCAATGCAGTATGCGCAACTTATACCAAAGAAATCGCGCTTAGCAAGCAAAGAGCGGTTATAGAAGCTGCAAAAGCTGCAAATTTTCCACTTAAATGCACGATAGAAAAGGAGTGA
- a CDS encoding AAA family ATPase, protein MLDSHITYYLQEASNFARQNNHEYITTEHLLYVILTMDDDIDAIITNLFEKTNTRDLIDNLSLIISKNPKVDKGVMPTLSYSLEIILNNASMSSTIFDSATYIQTLLKDSTLDSAKVLQHHGINSFNIAGISLDDENEFEENEHKEDESFLSKFSINLNQRAKDGLIDPLIGRQKEIDKTLETLCRRKKNNPILVGEAGVGKTAIVDGIALKIVNGEVPDRLKEKIVYALDNGALIAGTKYRGDFEERLKGVIDELKKDKNAILFIDEIHTIIGAGEVSGGGLDMANILKPSLTQGEISCIGATTYAEFRNFNKDKALARRFSKIDINEPGLEDSFEILKGLKGRYEAHHEVKFSDEVLKTAVELAKKYLTDKFLPDSAIDLIDETGAYFSLSQKKGANVKKEDIINTLSKSANISNISQNKDNTTVLKNLEKNLKSQIFGQDEAVVALCKALMRSYAGLKNDTSPIGVFLFTGSSGIGKSELAKVLAQNLGVNFERFDMSEFMEAHSVSRLIGSPPGYVGFESGGVLTNNIKKYPYSVILLDEIEKAHPNLVNIFLQIFDNSNLTDNTGSTTDFKNTIIIMTSNLGTKEAPQMGFTKNDEYKIQSAIKEFFAPEFRNRIDNIINFNPLNNEILLKIVEATIKELQSRLKNIKIKVSKEAKEYFIAKGYSAEFGARNLKRVVNTQISDAISGEILFGKLKNGGNVSVDMKDENLEFKFASN, encoded by the coding sequence ATGTTAGATTCGCATATAACTTACTATCTTCAAGAAGCTAGCAATTTTGCTCGCCAAAACAACCACGAGTATATAACAACAGAGCATCTTTTATATGTTATTTTGACTATGGATGATGATATAGATGCGATTATAACTAATCTTTTTGAAAAGACAAATACGCGAGATTTGATAGATAATTTAAGCCTTATCATTTCTAAAAATCCAAAAGTAGATAAAGGCGTTATGCCCACTCTTAGCTACTCTCTTGAGATTATTTTAAACAACGCAAGCATGTCTTCAACAATTTTTGATAGTGCTACATACATCCAGACTTTGCTAAAAGATTCGACATTAGACTCTGCAAAAGTTTTGCAACATCATGGCATAAACAGCTTTAACATAGCTGGTATAAGCTTAGATGATGAAAATGAGTTTGAGGAAAATGAGCATAAAGAAGATGAGTCTTTTTTATCTAAATTTAGTATAAATTTAAACCAAAGAGCCAAAGATGGGCTTATCGACCCGCTTATAGGCAGACAAAAAGAGATAGATAAAACCTTAGAAACTCTTTGTAGACGCAAGAAAAACAATCCCATTTTAGTTGGTGAGGCTGGAGTTGGAAAAACAGCCATAGTAGATGGAATCGCCCTTAAAATCGTCAATGGCGAAGTGCCAGACAGACTTAAAGAAAAAATCGTTTACGCACTTGATAATGGCGCGCTAATAGCAGGGACAAAATACAGGGGCGATTTTGAAGAGAGGCTAAAAGGCGTGATTGATGAGCTAAAAAAGGATAAAAATGCAATTCTTTTTATAGATGAAATTCACACTATCATAGGCGCTGGCGAGGTTAGTGGCGGTGGTTTGGATATGGCAAATATCTTAAAACCATCGCTAACGCAAGGTGAGATTTCATGTATCGGCGCTACAACTTATGCTGAGTTTAGAAATTTTAACAAAGACAAAGCGCTTGCTCGCAGGTTTTCAAAAATCGATATTAACGAGCCTGGTTTAGAGGATAGTTTTGAAATTTTAAAAGGCTTAAAAGGGCGTTATGAGGCTCATCATGAGGTTAAATTTAGTGATGAGGTGCTAAAAACTGCGGTTGAACTTGCTAAAAAGTATCTAACAGATAAATTCTTGCCAGATAGCGCGATTGATTTGATAGATGAGACTGGCGCGTATTTTTCTCTAAGTCAGAAAAAAGGCGCAAATGTTAAAAAAGAGGACATTATAAACACCCTTTCAAAAAGTGCAAACATAAGCAACATCTCGCAAAACAAAGATAACACGACTGTTTTAAAAAATCTGGAAAAAAACTTAAAAAGCCAAATTTTTGGGCAAGATGAGGCGGTGGTTGCGCTTTGTAAAGCTTTGATGCGCTCATATGCGGGACTTAAAAATGATACTTCGCCCATTGGTGTGTTTTTATTTACCGGAAGTAGCGGTATAGGAAAGAGCGAGCTTGCAAAGGTTTTAGCTCAAAATTTAGGAGTGAATTTCGAGCGTTTTGATATGAGTGAGTTTATGGAGGCTCATAGTGTTTCAAGGCTGATTGGCTCTCCTCCTGGATATGTCGGTTTTGAAAGTGGTGGCGTACTTACGAATAATATTAAAAAATACCCATATAGCGTGATTTTGCTTGATGAGATAGAAAAAGCTCATCCAAATTTGGTAAATATCTTTTTGCAAATTTTTGATAACTCAAATTTGACTGATAATACAGGTTCAACGACGGATTTTAAAAATACAATCATCATAATGACATCAAATTTAGGCACGAAAGAAGCCCCGCAAATGGGCTTTACAAAAAATGATGAGTATAAAATCCAAAGCGCTATAAAAGAGTTCTTTGCGCCTGAGTTTAGAAACCGCATAGATAATATCATAAATTTTAACCCACTAAATAACGAAATTTTGCTTAAAATAGTCGAAGCAACCATAAAAGAGTTGCAATCTCGCCTTAAAAATATCAAAATCAAAGTTTCAAAAGAGGCAAAAGAGTATTTTATAGCCAAAGGATACAGCGCGGAATTCGGCGCTAGAAATCTAAAACGAGTCGTAAATACTCAAATCAGCGATGCTATAAGTGGCGAAATTTTATTTGGCAAACTTAAAAATGGTGGAAATGTAAGCGTTGATATGAAAGATGAAAATTTAGAGTTTAAATTCGCAAGTAATTAA